A part of Gossypium hirsutum isolate 1008001.06 chromosome A07, Gossypium_hirsutum_v2.1, whole genome shotgun sequence genomic DNA contains:
- the LOC107919005 gene encoding ethylene-responsive transcription factor SHINE 2 → MVQTKKFRGVRQRQWGSWVSEIRHPLLKRRVWLGTFETAEAAARAYDQAAILMNGQNAKTNFPVPNSGSDDNGSSPLPAETLSEFLGAKLRKCCKDQSPSLTCLRLDTDNAHIGVWQKRAGSRSSSNWVMRVELGNKKTTMEDGAASSSSELSHMVEETEAVEEEDRVAMQMIEELLNWNCPMNSTSAGV, encoded by the exons ATGGTACAAACAAAGAAATTCAGAGGTGTCCGCCAGCGTCAGTGGGGCTCTTGGGTTTCTGAAATTCGCCATCCTTTACT GAAAAGAAGGGTATGGTTGGGCACATTTGAGACGGCTGAGGCGGCGGCAAGGGCATATGACCAGGCTGCCATTTTGATGAACGGGCAAAATGCGAAGACCAATTTCCCAGTACCCAACAGTGGTAGTGATGATAATGGGTCTTCTCCGTTGCCTGCCGAGACTTTGTCTGAGTTTTTGGGTGCTAAGCTAAGGAAGTGCTGCAAAGACCAATCTCCATCACTAACTTGTCTAAGGCTGGACACCGACAATGCTCATATTGGGGTGTGGCAAAAACGAGCGGGGAGTCGTTCAAGCTCCAACTGGGTGATGAGAGTTGAGCTGGGGAATAAGAAGACAACAATGGAAGATGGAGCAGCTTCGTCTTCGTCAGAGTTATCGCATATGGTTGAGGAGACTGAAGCAGTGGAAGAAGAAGATAGGGTTGCAATGCAGATGATTGAAGAATTGCTCAATTGGAATTGTCCTATGAACTCAACTTCAGCTGGagtttag